Proteins encoded in a region of the Metamycoplasma alkalescens genome:
- a CDS encoding phosphoketolase family protein, protein MKTKFDEIKYFESIDKWFRAANYLSVAQIYLRNNPLLKTKLTKDDIKLYPIGHWGTIPGQNFIYAHLNRVINKYDLNMFYIEGPGHGGQVMISNSYLDGSYSEIYPEISEDTKGIQKMCKRFSFPGGTASHAAPETPGSIHEGGELGYSLSHATGAILDNPGVIAATVVGDGEAETGPLCASWFSNSFINPVNDGVVLPILHLNGGKISNPTLLARKPIEEIKNYFLGMGWEPIIFEWTEEKTNLEIHQEMAKLMDLAIEKILKIKKEAAAKKAEEALRPQWPVLIVKTPKGWTCPKEWDGNAIEGSFRAHQVPLPVSAFKTEHLAALEKWLRSYKPEELFDENGKVISEIRNLAPKGNKRMAMNPIANGGIDPKTLQLSNWDKFAIDIKYPGQIKGQDMVELSKFMADTVLKNPDNFRVFGPDETKSNRLFGLFDVTKRQWLEKYSNKYDEWVSPVGRIIDSQLSEHQAQGFLEGYVLTGRHGFFASYESFLRVVDSMLTQHMKWLKKSLELPWRKDYPSLNVIATSTAFQQDHNGYTHQDPGILGHLADKRPELIREYLPADSNTLLAVMDKSLKERNVINLIVASKQPREQFYTIKEAKELVEKGYKVIDWASNVKKDEEADIVFVASGVEPNLETLAAISIIHEHFPKLKIKYVNVVDLLKLRSPEIDPRGLSDEEFDKVFTKDKLIVFAFHGFEGLIRDIFFTRTNRNLIIHGYRENGDITTSFDIRQLSQMDRFHIAKDAIAKLHGNKSQDFLDLMDKKIEEHNKYIHEFGYDMPEIVEWKWKNINE, encoded by the coding sequence ATGAAAACAAAATTTGACGAAATTAAATATTTCGAGTCAATTGACAAATGATTTCGAGCAGCTAACTACTTAAGCGTAGCGCAAATTTATCTACGTAATAATCCATTATTAAAAACTAAACTAACAAAAGATGATATTAAACTATACCCAATTGGACATTGAGGAACAATTCCTGGACAAAACTTTATTTATGCACATTTAAATCGTGTGATTAACAAATATGATTTAAACATGTTTTATATTGAAGGACCAGGACATGGTGGTCAAGTTATGATTTCAAACTCATACCTTGATGGTTCATATTCAGAAATTTATCCTGAAATCTCTGAAGATACTAAGGGTATTCAAAAAATGTGTAAAAGATTTTCATTCCCTGGTGGAACAGCTAGCCATGCTGCCCCTGAAACACCAGGTTCAATTCATGAAGGTGGAGAATTAGGTTATTCATTATCACACGCAACGGGAGCAATTTTGGATAATCCTGGTGTAATTGCAGCAACTGTTGTTGGTGATGGTGAGGCTGAAACTGGACCTTTATGTGCATCATGATTTTCAAACTCATTTATTAATCCAGTTAATGATGGTGTTGTACTTCCGATTTTACATTTAAATGGTGGAAAAATTTCAAACCCAACTTTATTAGCAAGAAAACCAATTGAAGAAATTAAAAATTATTTCTTGGGAATGGGTTGAGAACCAATTATTTTTGAATGAACTGAAGAAAAAACTAATTTAGAAATTCATCAAGAAATGGCTAAATTAATGGATTTAGCAATTGAAAAAATTCTAAAAATTAAAAAAGAAGCAGCAGCTAAAAAAGCCGAAGAAGCATTAAGACCACAATGACCAGTTTTAATTGTTAAAACACCAAAAGGTTGAACTTGTCCAAAAGAATGAGATGGCAATGCAATTGAAGGTAGTTTCAGAGCGCACCAAGTTCCTTTACCAGTTAGTGCTTTTAAAACTGAACATCTTGCTGCATTAGAAAAATGATTAAGATCATACAAACCAGAAGAATTATTTGATGAAAATGGTAAAGTAATATCTGAAATTAGAAATTTAGCACCAAAAGGCAATAAAAGAATGGCAATGAACCCAATTGCAAATGGTGGTATTGATCCTAAAACATTGCAATTATCAAATTGAGATAAATTTGCAATTGATATTAAATATCCAGGTCAAATAAAAGGTCAAGACATGGTTGAATTAAGTAAATTCATGGCTGATACAGTTTTAAAAAACCCAGATAATTTTAGAGTTTTTGGACCAGATGAAACAAAATCTAACCGTTTATTTGGTTTATTTGATGTGACAAAACGTCAATGATTAGAAAAATATTCAAATAAATATGATGAATGAGTTTCACCAGTGGGAAGAATTATTGATTCACAATTAAGTGAACATCAAGCGCAAGGATTTTTGGAAGGTTATGTTTTAACAGGACGTCATGGATTCTTTGCATCATATGAATCATTTTTAAGAGTTGTTGACTCAATGCTAACACAACATATGAAATGATTAAAAAAATCACTTGAATTGCCTTGAAGAAAAGATTATCCATCATTGAATGTAATTGCAACTTCAACTGCATTTCAACAAGACCATAATGGTTATACCCACCAAGATCCTGGAATTTTAGGACATTTAGCTGACAAACGTCCTGAATTAATTCGTGAATATTTACCAGCTGACTCAAATACATTATTAGCAGTAATGGATAAATCATTGAAAGAAAGAAATGTGATTAATTTAATTGTTGCTTCAAAACAACCAAGAGAACAATTTTATACAATCAAAGAAGCAAAAGAATTAGTTGAAAAAGGCTACAAGGTCATTGATTGAGCATCAAACGTGAAAAAAGATGAAGAAGCAGATATTGTTTTTGTTGCTTCAGGTGTTGAACCAAACTTAGAAACTTTAGCTGCAATTTCAATTATTCATGAGCATTTTCCAAAATTAAAAATCAAATATGTTAATGTTGTTGATTTATTAAAACTAAGAAGTCCTGAAATTGATCCACGTGGATTAAGTGATGAAGAATTTGATAAGGTCTTTACTAAAGATAAATTAATAGTTTTTGCTTTCCATGGTTTTGAAGGATTAATTCGTGATATTTTCTTCACAAGAACAAATCGCAACTTAATTATTCATGGTTACCGTGAAAATGGTGATATTACAACTAGTTTTGATATTAGACAATTAAGTCAAATGGATCGTTTCCATATTGCCAAAGATGCAATTGCAAAACTACATGGAAATAAATCACAAGACTTTTTAGATTTAATGGATAAAAAGATTGAAGAACATAATAAATACATTCATGAATTTGGTTATGATATGCCAGAAATTGTTGAATGAAAATGAAAAAATATTAATGAATAA
- the rpmA gene encoding 50S ribosomal protein L27: MAHTKSGGTTSNSRDSAGRRLGVKATHGQFVTAGSIIYRQRGTKIFPGNNVGRGKDDTLYALIDGIVKFENRINRKFASVYAIEK; encoded by the coding sequence ATGGCACACACGAAATCTGGTGGAACAACGTCAAATAGTCGAGACTCGGCGGGAAGAAGATTAGGTGTCAAAGCAACACATGGTCAATTTGTCACAGCTGGAAGCATTATTTATAGACAAAGAGGAACAAAAATTTTTCCTGGAAATAATGTTGGTCGCGGCAAAGATGACACTTTATATGCTTTAATTGATGGAATTGTTAAATTTGAAAACAGAATTAACCGTAAATTTGCATCTGTATATGCAATTGAGAAATAA
- a CDS encoding DNA-directed RNA polymerase subunit beta', translating into MKDSLKYNLFDESKIAKISLSLATPQDVEEWSHGEVTKPETINYKSYKPEKGGLFDEIIFGPMIDYRCPVCGYKYKKINEGSYCTRTELCKQEKVQILPKIARRNHMGHIKLNSPVVHFWYFKVDHSILYKLLGLRISSENIHEVVRREELENLIYYKNHIVVEDGGLKSLPKNLIIEINDAAVIYKEALDELLTRFDPNNPEDQEAYEDISETIEQLVEKATSKIGQEYGIDFYELNEVIEYYSDARIMTGAKAIEYLLKNLDLAAEKNLVTEQIKQLNLQESKNPDKFATTTRQTREKLYKRLQVINAFIESKQSPTNMLIYNLPVIPADLRPLIQLDGGRHSTSDINELYRRVIIRNNRLQQWQEKDAPILVIQNELRMIQEAVDALIDNQRRTPNPVLSKDNRPFKSISDSLTGKKGRFRQNLLGKRVDYSGRSVIVVGPNLKMHQCGIPREMAAKLFEPWIIARLIDQQVATTVKNAKKIIEDQNPIIWPHVAEAIKGRLVLLNRAPTLHRLSIQAFEPVLVRGKAIRLHPLVCTPFNADFDGDQMAVHVPISEQALLESRELMLANKNILGPKDGEPIINPSQDMVLGLYYLTIEEKDALGEGRVFDNYDHMIRSLEAKKVSLHARVALPAEEVKNLKLFNGFEINKKLYVISTVGKFIFNNVFPKNFPFIFDNKVTKAVNLEEYKNEFKKTYVVEAGTHIPNYIKSLPIEEAFNKKNIAKIIRYMFDNYVATISVADVASVIDKINELNESDIVLEFLKIKTYKGSFLEKDHADLLTEFVLKEKQKIDQENQERYADQTNIPISIKEKARILDNVWFSYTNIVASILDDIKQLGFDYSTTSGISISFSDILETDRKKEYIAEGDAYINELKQHYNLGFITDDDRYSLTIKKWAEIKDKIQQELQTIIKNNPKNPVITMINSGARGNISNYVQLAGMRGLMANNTKTTKADAKNDRVVRSTVEVPVKSSFIEGLTAFEFYSSTHGARKGLTDTALNTAKSGYLTRRLVDVAQNIVVRQADCGSEYGYLARNIVDTKTKQIIVPLKERIVGRFSNKPIYDKNNNLICERNVLFTNKLAQKIIEAGITEVEIRSILGCNTRNGVCKVCFGKDLATNRIVNIGEAVGIIAAQSIGEPGTQLTMRTFHTGGVAGVEDITGGFTRLIELIDAHDQPWGRPATISPYQGKIIDIEKSKKIENEYLVSIETTNASDQTMVKHVLVNTNKKLRVAVGDEVRIGQKLSEGPIILKELLALTDVITVQNYLLKEIQRIYRIQGIAISDKYIEIIIRQMMSKIIISEPGDSKFFAGAIVDIFDYQEENALLLTKNKKPAYGNVVIKGAKQVPLLSDSFLAAASYQETSKILVNSAISSRTDHLTGLKENIIVGKKIPSGTAINDFEEHSKYDIKPSIKYFNAFLDSDYKEEDENKENPEENEIDLDALTEEFAEEQKEEETLLEDEENVDLYQEDSNDDDTNLE; encoded by the coding sequence ATGAAAGACAGTTTAAAATATAATTTATTTGATGAGTCAAAAATCGCTAAAATTTCTTTATCTTTAGCAACTCCTCAAGATGTTGAAGAATGATCACATGGAGAAGTAACAAAACCTGAAACAATCAACTATAAATCATATAAACCTGAAAAGGGCGGTTTATTTGACGAAATTATTTTTGGTCCAATGATTGACTATCGTTGTCCAGTTTGTGGCTACAAATATAAAAAAATTAATGAAGGTTCATATTGCACAAGAACAGAATTATGTAAACAAGAAAAAGTGCAAATTCTTCCAAAAATTGCCCGTAGAAATCATATGGGACATATTAAATTAAACAGTCCTGTGGTACATTTTTGATATTTCAAAGTTGACCATTCAATTCTTTATAAATTACTTGGATTAAGAATTTCAAGTGAAAATATTCATGAAGTTGTTCGAAGAGAAGAATTAGAAAATCTAATTTATTACAAAAACCATATTGTTGTTGAAGATGGCGGATTGAAATCATTGCCTAAAAATTTAATTATTGAAATCAATGATGCGGCCGTTATTTATAAAGAAGCACTTGATGAGTTATTAACCCGTTTTGATCCAAATAATCCCGAAGATCAAGAAGCTTATGAAGATATTAGTGAAACAATTGAGCAATTAGTTGAAAAAGCAACTTCAAAAATTGGTCAAGAATATGGAATTGATTTTTATGAATTAAATGAAGTAATTGAATATTACTCAGATGCCAGAATTATGACTGGGGCAAAAGCAATTGAATACTTATTAAAAAACTTAGATTTAGCTGCGGAAAAAAACCTTGTTACTGAGCAAATTAAACAATTAAATTTACAAGAATCAAAAAATCCTGATAAATTTGCAACAACAACAAGACAAACACGCGAAAAACTATACAAGAGATTGCAAGTGATCAATGCTTTCATTGAATCAAAACAATCACCAACCAACATGTTAATTTATAATTTGCCTGTCATTCCAGCTGATTTACGTCCGCTAATTCAATTAGATGGCGGAAGACATTCAACTTCAGATATTAATGAGTTATACCGTCGGGTAATTATTCGGAACAACCGGCTACAACAATGACAAGAAAAAGACGCGCCAATTTTAGTTATTCAAAATGAATTAAGAATGATTCAAGAAGCAGTTGATGCTTTAATTGATAATCAAAGAAGAACACCAAATCCTGTTTTATCAAAAGATAACCGACCATTCAAATCGATTTCAGATTCTTTAACTGGTAAAAAAGGTCGTTTTAGACAAAATCTTTTAGGGAAACGTGTTGATTATTCAGGACGTTCAGTTATTGTTGTGGGACCAAATCTAAAAATGCACCAATGTGGTATTCCGCGGGAAATGGCAGCAAAATTATTTGAACCATGAATCATCGCGCGTTTAATTGACCAACAAGTTGCAACAACCGTTAAAAATGCTAAAAAAATTATTGAGGATCAAAATCCAATTATTTGACCACATGTTGCAGAAGCAATCAAAGGAAGACTTGTACTTTTAAACCGTGCCCCAACGCTACACCGTTTATCAATTCAAGCTTTTGAACCTGTTTTAGTAAGAGGGAAAGCAATTAGATTACATCCTTTAGTATGTACTCCATTTAATGCTGACTTTGATGGGGACCAAATGGCTGTTCACGTCCCAATTTCTGAACAAGCCTTGCTTGAAAGTCGTGAATTGATGTTGGCGAATAAAAACATCTTAGGACCAAAAGATGGTGAACCAATTATTAATCCATCACAAGACATGGTTTTAGGGTTATATTATTTAACAATTGAAGAAAAAGATGCTTTGGGTGAAGGTCGTGTTTTTGATAATTATGACCATATGATTCGAAGTTTAGAAGCTAAAAAAGTTTCTTTACATGCAAGAGTTGCGCTTCCAGCTGAGGAAGTTAAAAACCTAAAATTATTTAATGGTTTTGAAATTAATAAAAAATTGTATGTAATTTCAACCGTTGGTAAATTTATTTTCAATAATGTTTTTCCAAAAAATTTTCCATTTATTTTTGATAACAAAGTTACAAAAGCAGTTAACCTTGAAGAATACAAAAATGAATTTAAGAAAACTTATGTTGTTGAAGCTGGAACACATATTCCAAACTATATTAAAAGTCTTCCAATTGAAGAAGCTTTTAACAAAAAAAACATTGCTAAAATTATTCGTTATATGTTTGATAACTATGTTGCAACAATTAGCGTTGCGGATGTCGCAAGTGTGATTGATAAGATTAATGAATTAAATGAATCAGACATTGTTTTAGAATTTTTAAAAATCAAGACTTATAAAGGAAGTTTTTTAGAAAAAGATCATGCTGATTTATTGACAGAGTTTGTTTTAAAAGAAAAGCAAAAAATTGATCAAGAAAATCAAGAGCGTTATGCCGATCAAACAAATATTCCAATTTCAATTAAAGAAAAAGCAAGAATTCTTGATAATGTGTGATTTAGTTATACAAACATTGTTGCTTCGATTCTTGATGATATTAAACAATTAGGTTTTGATTATTCAACAACTTCAGGAATCTCAATTTCTTTTTCTGATATTTTAGAAACAGATAGAAAGAAAGAATATATTGCTGAAGGTGATGCTTATATCAATGAATTAAAACAACATTATAATTTAGGGTTTATTACTGATGATGATCGTTATTCATTAACAATTAAAAAATGAGCTGAAATCAAAGATAAAATTCAGCAAGAACTACAAACAATTATCAAAAATAATCCAAAAAACCCGGTAATTACAATGATTAATTCCGGAGCCAGAGGAAATATTTCAAACTATGTTCAACTTGCAGGAATGCGGGGTCTGATGGCAAACAACACCAAAACAACTAAAGCTGATGCGAAAAATGATCGTGTTGTTCGTTCAACCGTTGAAGTACCAGTTAAATCATCATTTATTGAAGGATTAACTGCATTTGAATTTTATTCATCAACACATGGAGCAAGAAAAGGACTAACTGATACTGCACTTAACACTGCGAAGTCAGGTTATTTAACAAGACGTTTAGTCGATGTTGCGCAAAATATTGTTGTGCGTCAAGCGGATTGTGGTTCAGAATATGGATATTTAGCAAGAAATATTGTTGATACAAAAACCAAACAAATCATTGTGCCACTAAAAGAAAGAATTGTTGGACGTTTTTCAAACAAACCAATTTATGATAAAAACAATAATCTAATTTGTGAAAGAAATGTTTTATTTACTAATAAATTAGCGCAAAAAATCATTGAGGCAGGAATTACTGAAGTTGAAATTCGTTCAATTTTAGGCTGCAACACAAGAAATGGTGTATGTAAAGTGTGCTTTGGAAAAGACTTAGCAACAAATCGAATTGTTAACATTGGTGAAGCAGTTGGTATTATTGCTGCCCAATCAATTGGGGAACCCGGAACCCAATTAACAATGCGTACTTTCCACACCGGTGGTGTTGCAGGGGTTGAAGATATTACTGGTGGTTTTACACGTTTAATTGAATTGATTGATGCCCATGATCAACCATGAGGAAGACCAGCAACAATTTCACCTTATCAAGGTAAAATCATTGATATTGAAAAAAGTAAAAAAATTGAAAATGAGTATCTTGTTTCAATTGAGACAACAAATGCTAGTGATCAAACAATGGTAAAACATGTTTTAGTGAATACAAATAAAAAACTTAGAGTTGCAGTCGGTGATGAAGTACGCATTGGACAAAAACTTTCAGAGGGTCCAATTATTCTAAAAGAATTACTTGCCTTAACGGATGTGATTACTGTCCAAAATTATTTACTAAAAGAAATTCAAAGAATTTATCGGATCCAAGGGATTGCAATTAGTGATAAATATATTGAAATTATCATTCGCCAAATGATGTCAAAAATTATCATTAGTGAACCAGGCGATTCAAAATTCTTTGCCGGAGCAATTGTTGATATTTTTGATTACCAAGAAGAAAATGCTTTATTATTAACCAAAAATAAAAAACCAGCATATGGTAATGTCGTAATTAAGGGAGCAAAACAAGTTCCGCTTCTATCAGATTCATTCTTAGCTGCTGCTTCATACCAAGAAACATCAAAAATTCTTGTTAACTCAGCAATTTCATCAAGAACTGACCATTTAACAGGATTGAAAGAAAATATTATTGTTGGGAAAAAAATTCCTTCAGGAACAGCAATCAATGATTTTGAAGAACATTCAAAATATGATATTAAACCATCAATTAAATACTTCAATGCATTTTTAGATTCGGATTACAAAGAAGAAGATGAAAATAAAGAAAATCCTGAAGAAAATGAAATTGATTTGGATGCTTTAACTGAGGAATTTGCTGAAGAACAAAAAGAAGAAGAAACATTACTTGAAGATGAAGAAAATGTTGATTTATACCAAGAAGATAGCAATGATGATGATACAAATTTAGAATAA
- the rplU gene encoding 50S ribosomal protein L21: MFAIIETGGKQLIVKKGDVIYIEKIDGNKGDVISFDKVLAIESKIGTPYLEKASVLGTIEKQGKAKKIVVYRHNAKSTHKRKLGHRQPYTKVQITEIKEK, translated from the coding sequence ATGTTTGCAATTATTGAAACAGGTGGAAAACAATTAATTGTTAAAAAAGGTGATGTAATCTACATTGAAAAAATCGATGGCAATAAAGGCGACGTTATTTCATTTGATAAAGTTTTAGCAATTGAATCAAAAATTGGTACACCTTATTTAGAAAAAGCTTCTGTTTTAGGAACAATTGAAAAACAAGGTAAAGCAAAAAAAATTGTTGTTTATAGACATAATGCAAAATCAACACACAAAAGAAAATTAGGACACCGTCAACCTTATACCAAAGTACAAATTACAGAAATTAAGGAGAAATAA
- a CDS encoding MSC_0619 family F1-like ATPase alpha subunit — protein MENMIKNNKNNHPKVVSIFDYIVEVSGEFSYEQGMHFVCERDHSINLILINATNDRAFLLANNENKQLKINDTIIPTKSSNVFSSTEHFGKVIDIFGNVVLPHKKQVEKKEGDKEGAVFKLAHQLMDVKTLNEQLYTGFTLIDLLVPIGKGQRELIIGDRQTGKTHIAINVILNQAKTNTKCIYVAIGQKKESISKLYNILKENDALKNTIIIDAPATSPYEQYLAPYVGMAHAENLVFDDDVVIIFDDLTKHANIIREIALLTDKPVGKEAMPGDIFFAHSQLLERAGSFKNKKTITALPILQTVDGDITSLISSNVISITDGQIVTSADLFSQGILPAININLSVSRTGSSVQNRIMSKVASEVGKIFRQYKRHLKLAALDYELNKETAELLYKGKMIDKMFIQKGYALYSNKFVLLMSKLISWTILKGINDEQKALRFINALIEMNPDAKKTYEIILTSTNYDDKLVKDYFAYALKQYSNYLGLNWNVEYEHEFVEFDQDFLHKVAMKLGDK, from the coding sequence ATGGAAAATATGATAAAAAATAATAAAAACAATCATCCCAAAGTTGTTTCAATTTTTGATTATATTGTTGAAGTTTCGGGAGAATTTAGTTATGAACAAGGGATGCATTTTGTTTGCGAAAGAGATCATAGTATCAATTTAATCTTAATTAATGCAACAAATGATAGAGCCTTTTTATTAGCAAATAACGAAAACAAACAACTAAAAATTAATGACACAATTATTCCAACTAAAAGTAGTAATGTTTTTAGTTCAACGGAGCATTTTGGTAAAGTAATTGATATTTTTGGCAATGTTGTTCTACCACATAAAAAACAAGTTGAAAAAAAAGAAGGTGACAAAGAAGGCGCTGTTTTTAAATTAGCACATCAACTAATGGATGTTAAAACTTTAAATGAGCAACTTTATACCGGTTTTACTTTAATTGATTTATTAGTTCCAATTGGTAAAGGTCAACGGGAATTAATTATTGGCGACCGTCAAACTGGAAAAACTCATATTGCAATTAATGTTATTCTTAATCAAGCAAAAACAAATACAAAATGCATTTATGTTGCAATTGGGCAAAAAAAAGAAAGTATTTCAAAACTTTATAACATTTTAAAAGAAAATGATGCTTTAAAAAATACAATTATTATTGATGCGCCTGCAACTAGTCCTTATGAACAATATTTAGCTCCATATGTCGGAATGGCACACGCAGAAAATCTTGTTTTTGATGATGATGTTGTGATTATTTTTGATGATCTAACAAAACATGCAAACATCATTCGGGAAATTGCGCTTTTAACTGATAAACCAGTTGGAAAAGAAGCGATGCCAGGTGATATTTTCTTTGCGCACTCACAATTACTTGAAAGAGCGGGGTCATTTAAGAATAAAAAAACAATTACAGCCCTGCCAATTTTACAAACAGTTGATGGTGATATAACTTCATTAATTTCATCAAATGTAATTTCGATCACAGATGGTCAAATTGTAACAAGTGCAGATTTATTTTCACAAGGAATTTTACCTGCAATTAATATTAATTTATCAGTTTCAAGAACAGGCTCTTCGGTTCAAAATCGAATTATGTCTAAAGTTGCTTCTGAAGTTGGGAAAATTTTTAGACAATATAAAAGACATCTAAAATTAGCAGCCTTAGACTATGAATTAAACAAAGAAACCGCTGAATTGCTTTACAAAGGTAAAATGATTGATAAGATGTTTATTCAAAAAGGATATGCATTATATTCAAATAAATTTGTTTTATTAATGTCAAAATTAATTTCTTGAACAATTTTAAAAGGAATTAATGATGAACAAAAAGCTTTAAGATTTATTAATGCTTTAATTGAAATGAATCCTGATGCAAAAAAAACTTATGAAATTATTTTAACTTCAACGAATTATGATGATAAATTAGTAAAAGATTATTTTGCATATGCGCTAAAACAATACTCAAATTATTTAGGATTGAATTGAAATGTTGAATATGAACATGAATTTGTTGAATTTGATCAAGACTTCTTGCATAAAGTTGCAATGAAATTAGGTGATAAATAA
- a CDS encoding MSC_0618 family F1-like ATPase beta subunit, producing the protein MMAKIIKLWSDIVEIKFEKNKLPLVNHLLTTNNGKTYLLVKRILDEETIRAIIIYSSKPINIDDEVINTNQSFMVPVGKNSKNNIYSFEGKPLLEDRKTEPKYIEMNSIINNERYLDNKLEIIETGIKAIDFFIPIIKGYKLGIFGGAGVGKTVLMKEIIFNVNKENQKTSNIFIGSGERSREAIELFNELESSNLMKDSSMYISKMNESPGARMSIVPIGITAAEYLRDFEKEDVLLFIDNIYRFVQAENEVSASLGKKPSVGGYQSTLESDVANIENRMFRNQNGSITSFQTIFLPMDDLSDPSAVAVFNHLDGNLVLSRNQTAKNIFPAFDPLASSSNSVDEKIIGKKHFEAILETKRILKAYKDLEDVIMILGFDELDEQSKKTVKIALQLENFFTQNFFMTEHFTKSPGVYVPLSQTIESVQRILDGKYLKQSPEIFAYVGSNLNIPTDEELGL; encoded by the coding sequence ATAATGGCTAAAATTATAAAATTATGATCAGATATTGTTGAAATAAAATTCGAAAAGAATAAATTGCCTTTAGTGAATCATTTATTGACAACAAATAATGGCAAAACATATTTATTAGTTAAAAGAATTCTTGATGAAGAAACAATTCGTGCAATCATCATTTATTCATCAAAACCAATTAATATTGATGATGAAGTCATTAATACAAACCAAAGTTTTATGGTCCCAGTTGGTAAAAATTCAAAAAATAATATTTATTCATTTGAAGGTAAACCATTGCTAGAAGATCGAAAAACTGAACCAAAATATATTGAAATGAATTCAATCATTAACAATGAAAGATATTTAGATAATAAATTAGAAATCATTGAAACAGGAATTAAAGCAATTGATTTCTTTATCCCAATTATCAAAGGTTACAAATTAGGTATTTTTGGTGGTGCCGGGGTTGGGAAAACTGTTTTAATGAAAGAAATTATTTTCAATGTTAATAAAGAAAATCAAAAAACTTCAAATATTTTTATTGGTTCAGGAGAACGTTCACGTGAAGCAATTGAGTTATTCAATGAATTAGAATCTTCAAACCTAATGAAAGATTCATCAATGTATATTTCAAAAATGAATGAATCTCCAGGCGCTAGAATGTCAATTGTCCCAATAGGAATTACAGCTGCTGAGTATTTAAGAGATTTTGAAAAAGAAGATGTCTTATTATTCATTGACAATATCTATCGTTTTGTTCAAGCTGAAAATGAAGTTAGTGCTTCATTAGGAAAAAAACCATCTGTTGGTGGATATCAATCAACACTTGAATCGGATGTTGCAAACATTGAGAATCGTATGTTTCGTAACCAAAATGGTTCAATTACTTCTTTCCAAACAATATTTTTACCAATGGATGATTTAAGTGATCCATCAGCTGTTGCGGTATTTAATCATCTAGATGGAAATCTTGTTTTATCACGGAATCAAACAGCAAAAAATATTTTTCCAGCTTTTGATCCACTTGCTAGTTCGTCAAATTCAGTTGATGAAAAAATTATTGGAAAAAAACATTTTGAAGCAATATTGGAAACAAAAAGAATTTTAAAAGCCTACAAGGACTTAGAAGATGTTATTATGATTTTAGGTTTTGATGAGTTGGATGAGCAAAGTAAGAAAACAGTTAAAATTGCTTTACAACTTGAAAACTTCTTTACCCAAAACTTTTTCATGACTGAACATTTTACAAAATCGCCTGGTGTTTATGTACCCCTTTCACAGACAATTGAATCAGTTCAAAGAATCTTAGATGGAAAATATCTAAAACAAAGTCCAGAGATTTTTGCTTATGTTGGATCAAATTTAAATATTCCAACTGATGAGGAACTTGGGTTATAA
- a CDS encoding MSC_0623 family F1-like ATPase-associated protein — MAKKSWMILEQNKEKILFWLEKKALENKMKIIDFDKLVSTTLLKTFLKKDDKEVIEFLNKINFLIAESKQIIFNNLIVDFELNPKFSFDKKIPFILENQEESKLENKFEIFFNEEIKKLIEKKSYVEFLPNLILYFSETSNCLKIYIKKDYFNN, encoded by the coding sequence ATGGCAAAAAAATCATGAATGATTCTTGAACAAAACAAAGAAAAAATCTTATTTTGATTAGAAAAAAAAGCTCTTGAAAATAAGATGAAAATAATTGATTTTGATAAATTAGTATCAACAACATTATTGAAAACTTTTTTAAAAAAAGATGACAAAGAAGTAATTGAATTTTTAAATAAAATTAATTTTTTAATTGCTGAATCTAAGCAAATCATTTTTAACAACTTGATTGTTGATTTTGAACTTAATCCAAAATTTTCATTTGATAAAAAAATTCCTTTTATTCTAGAAAACCAAGAAGAAAGCAAATTAGAAAATAAATTTGAAATTTTTTTTAATGAAGAAATTAAAAAATTAATTGAAAAAAAATCTTATGTTGAATTTTTGCCAAATTTAATTTTATATTTTTCAGAAACTTCAAATTGTCTGAAAATATATATTAAAAAGGATTACTTTAATAACTAA